In the Ostrinia nubilalis chromosome W unlocalized genomic scaffold, ilOstNubi1.1 SUPER_W_unloc_6, whole genome shotgun sequence genome, one interval contains:
- the LOC135087417 gene encoding uncharacterized protein LOC135087417, with protein MKLDAESRKQWELQVRAHVLGTLTSVLPERTFALVDWPEIANIELADPNFNSPNKIDVLLGAETYCHILKEGLIKAPQGTPIAQDTYLGWILSGPIEDLRKECHHNVIVSMHTHVEENDLLKRIWELEPEPVSLKKRLTQEEQACEDYYDATTRRDESGRYVVNLPFRCADPPCKYGNSKNIAVKRLQGLERKFLKHPEIKKQYTEVINEYLTLGHMEKITDETQRNKPDAVYLPHHAVIREDKSTTKLRVVFDASCKGTNGFSLNDTLMVGPTLQADLRHIIMKWRVHPICLSADVIKMFRQVSTSQAP; from the exons ATGAAGTTGGACGCCGAGTCGCGCAAGCAATGGGAGTTGCAG GTCAGAGCCCATGTACTCGGAACTCTTACGTCAGTTTTACCTGAAAGGACATTTGCTTTAGTAGATTGGCCTGAGATCGCTAATATTGAATTAGCTGACCCGAACTTTAATTCCCCAAACAAAATTGACGTTTTGTTAGGAGCCGAGacttattgtcatattttaAAGGAGGGACTAATTAAAGCCCCGCAAGGCACGCCTATTGCCCAAGACACTTACCTCGGATGGATCCTCTCCGGACCAATTGAAGATTTGCGTAAGGAGTGTCATCACAATGTTATTGTCAGCATGCACACACATGTTGAAGAAAATGACTTGCTGAAACGAATATGGGAGCTAGAACCAGAACCAGTTTCCCTCAAGAAGCGTCTAACGCAAGAAGAACAGGCTTGTGAAGACTACTACGATGCTACCACTCGAAGAGATGAGTCTGGCCGATACGTTGTGAATCTTCCTTTCCGATGCGCGGATCCTCCATGTAAGTATGGAAACTCGAAGAACATCGCCGTGAAGAGACTTCAAGGTCTTGAACGGAAGTTCTTGAAACACcctgaaattaaaaaacaatacaCAGAAGTGATTAATGAGTACTTGACACTTGGGCACATGGAAAAGATCACAGATGAAACTCAAAGAAACAAACCTGATGCGGTATATCTGCCACATCATGCGGTGATTAGGGAGGATAAGAGCACTACCAAGTTAAGGGTGGTTTTTGATGCATCGTGCAAGGGAACGAACGGCTTTTCCTTGAATGATACCTTAATGGTAGGACCCACACTGCAAGCAGATTTACGACACATTATCATGAAGTGGCGCGTTCATCCTATATGCCTGTCTGCTGATGTTATTAAAATGTTCAGACAG GTGTCGACTTCGCAGGCCCCATAA